The Mangrovimonas cancribranchiae nucleotide sequence GTATATTAGATGCCGATATTTATGGGCCATCTATCCCTATTATGTATGATGTGGAAAATGAACGTCCATTATCAGTAAACGTAGGTGGGAAGTCTAAAATGAAGCCTGTCGAGAACTATGGTGTGAAAATATTATCCATAGGTTTCTTTACCAAACCAGATCAAGCTGTTATTTGGCGTGGACCTATGGCTGCAAAAGCATTAAACCAAATGATTTTCGATGCCGATTGGGGCGAGCTAGACTTTTTACTAATCGACTTACCACCAGGAACAGGCGATATTCACTTAAGCATTATGCAAGCTATGCCAATTACAGGTTCTGTTGTGGTTAGTACACCGCAGCAAGTAGCCCTAGCCGACGCTAGAAAAGGTGTAGCTATGTTCCAGCAGGATAGTATTAACGTACCTGTTTTAGGTATTGTTGAAAATATGGCGTATTTCACACCAGAAGAATTACCAAACAATAAATATTATATTTTTGGTCAAGAAGGCGCAAAACACCTATCCGAAGATTTAAAAGTCCCATTTTTAGGAGACATACCTTTAGTGCAAAGTATTCGTGAGGCAGGTGATGTTGGAAGACCAGCAGCTTTACAAACAGCAACACCTTTAGAGCAAGCCTTTGAAGAATTAACCAAAAATGTTGTGCAAGAGGTTGTAAGACGTAACGATGCCTTACCACCAACAGAAGCAATTAAAATTACAACAATGGCCGGATGTTCGGCAGTTAAGAAATAATGATGACACAAGAAGAATTAAAAAAGAATGTGGAAAAAGCATTGGAAGAAATTCGCCCGTTTTTACAAAGCGATGGCGGTAACATCTCCTTACTTTCCATAGAAGATGGAACTTTAGTAAAAGTTCAACTAGAAGGTGCTTGCACCAATTGTAGTGTTAATCAAATGACGTTAAAGTCTGGTGTAGAAATGACCATAAAAAAATATGCGCCACAAATAGAACAAGTCATTAACGTAGTAGCTTAATGTGTTAATAACAAGGTTTCTATAACATTTCCTGCTTTATGCAGGAATCTTTTTTGTAATATTTTGAAGAATGATAATTGTCATAGAATTTCCACTCGAAACACATGACATTTGTGTCATATAAAGTAAACTTTTTCAGAAGAAGAATATGATTAAGACCGATATTTTAATTATTGGCGCTGGCCCAACAGGATTATTTACTGTTTTTGAAGCTGGGTTATTAAAGCTAAAGTGCCATCTTATAGATGCCTTACCACAACCAGGCGGGCAATGCTCAGAGATTTATCCAAAAAAACCTATTTACGACATACCAGCTTATCCAGAAATTTTAGCCGGCGATTTAACCGAAAGACTTTTAGAACAAGGAAAACAGTTTGAGCCAGGATTTACCCTAGGCGAACGAGCCGAAACCATTGAAAAACAAGACGATGGAACCTTTATTGTGACGACTAATAAGGGAACCAAGCATCACGCGCCAGTAGTTGCTATTGCTGGTGGGTTGGGTAGTTTCGAGCCTAGAAAGCCTAAAATTCATAACATTCATTTGTATGAAGATACTGGTGTAGAATACATGATTAAAGACCCAGAAATTTACCGCGATAAAAAAGTGGTTATTGCTGGTGGTGGCGATTCAGCTTTAGACTGGAGTATTTTTTTAACAGATGTTGCCAAAGAAGTAACGCTTATTCATAGAAGAAATGAGTTTCGAGGAGCTTTAGATTCGGTAGAGAAAGTGCAAGAGTTAAAGAACCAAGGGAAAATCAACTTAATAACTCCTGCAGAAGTTGTAGGTATTTTAGGGGAAGATCATGTTACAGGAGTTGTTGTTGAACAAGCACAACATATTAAAAACGAATTTGAAATAGAATGCGATCATTTTGTGCCATTATTTGGTTTGTCTCCAAAACTTGGTCCAATAGCAGATTGGGGATTAGAAATTGAAAAAAATGCCATTAAAGTAAATAATGCTTTAGATTATCAAACCAATATTCCAGGAATTTTTGCCATTGGCGATGTAAATACCTATCCTGGAAAACTAAAGCTTATTCTTTGTGGTTTTCACGAAGCAACCTTAATGTGTCAAGCGGCTTATCAAATTATTAATCCAGGCAAACGTTATGTGTTAAAATATACAACCGTTAGTGGTATTGATGGATTTGATGGTAGTAGAAAAGAAGCGCCAAAAGCTGTAGTAAAAGCAATAGAGTAATGGAAGAGCAAGATGTAAAAATTACAATTATAGATCGCGATGGCGTAACACACGAAATTGATGCGCCAACTGATATGGCCATGAACTTAATGGAAGTAGTTCGTAGTTACGAATTAGCTCCTGAAGGTACTATTGGTATTTGTGGCGGTATGGCCATGTGTGCTTCATGTCAATGTTATGTGTTGTCTGATCACGAGCTACCAGAAATGCAAGATGATGAAGAAGCTATGCTTTCTGAAGCTTTTGATGTGCGAGATAATAGTAGATTAGGATGCCAAATTCAAATTACCCCAGAAATGGATGGCTTAAAAGTAGAATTGGCTCCAGAGAGTTAAAAATCACTCGGTTTTATAATCAATCAGCCTTTTAGGTCCTTCCAACAGTACGCGAACAATTTGTAGCGTGCCGTTGTCTGTGGTAGCAATTTGCCATTTTATTAAAGAAATCATTCCGTTTTCAACTTCAATGCCAGTAATGCTTCTAGGGTGAACACAGCTCCCATCGTTAAAAAAAGCAATGTCACCTGGTTCTGGAAAACGAGGACGATGAGTGTGCCCCACAACGGTGAGTAGGTTGTTGTTTTCAATAATCCACTTTTTAAGGCGTTTTTCAACTTTTATGAGTTCTTTGTAGTTTTTCGCTGGGCTTGTTGGGTCTGCAATACCCATAACGTTTAGGGGTTTCCAAAGTATTCTAACCAAAAATCGACTCCACCGCCAAAAGGTATAGTTCCACCAATCGGCTTGATGGCCGTGTGCTAAGAAAAGCTCTTGTTTGGTTTCGATATGTTGTAACACTAAGGCTTCGTGGTATTTTATGTTGCAAAATAGGTCTTCATTTTCACCAGTTTTAGGATCGAAATAACTGTTGAGGTACTTGTCTACATATTTAGGGTCTTTATAAACCATATCATGATTGCCCCAAACCATGTGCAATCTGCCTTCATCGTGGAATAATTTCAGCAAATCATACACGTTCTTGTGTGCAAATAATAAGGATTCGAAAGTTAGGTTTTCCCAAAGCTCGTCGCCATCTCCCAATTCACAGTATTGAAAGCCTTCTACGAAATAATGTTTTAATGCGTGAAAATAAATATTGCGATTGTTAGCAAAATCATCTGCAAAACTATTGTCGCCACGATGACAGTCACTAAAAAAGACAAACTTAGAACTGTCGTCAAAAGGAATTCTTTTGGCATTCTTATAAGCGCGATCTAATCTTGTTTTGGAAGACATACTGTAAATATCAACAAAAAAAGCGAGTTATAAAACCCGCTTATTTGTATTGAAAAACAATCTTTTCTATTTAAAAGCATTTAAACCTGTAATATCCAATCCAGTAATTAGTAAATGAATATCGTGTGTTCCTTCATAAGTAATCACGCTTTCTAGGTTCATAGAATGACGCATGATACTATATTCACCAGTAATTCCCATGCCGCCTAACATTTGTCTAGCTTCACGAGCAATATTAATGGCCATATCTACATTATTACGCTTGGCCATTGATATTTGTGCCGAAGAGGCTTTGCCTTCATTACGAAGCACACCTAAACGCCAAGTTAATACTTGTGCTTTGGTAATTTCGGTAATCATTTCGGCTAGTTTCTTTTGTTGTAATTGAAATTGTCCTATAGGTTTTCCAAACTGCGTACGTTCTTTGCTGTAACGTAATGCTGTGTCGTAGCAATCCATAGCTGCACCAATAGCTCCCCAAGCAATACCGTAGCGTGCGGAATCTAAACATCCAAGTGGTGCGCCAAGTCCTGATTTATTAGGTAATAGATTTTCTTTAGGCACTTTGACATTATCGAAAATAAGCTCTCCAGTAGCCGAAGCTCTTAAGGACCATTTATTATGTGTTTCTGGAGTAGAAAAGCCTTCCATGCCACGTTCTACAATAAGCCCGTGAATACGGCCTTCTTCATTTTTAGCCCATACTACAGCTACTTGTGCAAATGGCGCGTTGCTTATCCACATTTTGGCACCATTTAATAAATAATGGTCACCCATATCTTTAAAATTAGTAACCATGCCTCCTGGATTAGATCCGTGATCAGGTTCTGTTAAACCAAAACACCCCATCCATTCGCCACTAGCTAATTTTGGTAAATATTTTTGACGTTGCTCTTCGGTGCCATACTTCCAAATAGGATACATTACCAAAGAAGATTGTACCGAAGCCGTACTACGTACACCCGAATCACCACGCTCAATTTCTTGCATAATCAATCCATACGAAATTTGGTCTAAACCTGCGCCGCCATATTCTTCTGGAATATAAGGGCCAAAGGCACCAATTTCTGCTAAACCTCCAATAATTTGTTCCGGAAACTCTGCTTTTTGGGCATAGTCTTCTATAATTGGTGAAACATCACGCTTGACCCATTCACGGGCTGCGTCGCGAACCAATTTGTGTTCGTCAGTAAGTAATTCGTCAATATTGTAATAATCTGGCGCTTCGAATAAGTCTGGCTTCATAATTGATTTTTAATTTGAAATCCAAAAATAACGAAAACGTTTTCAGTGTACAATTTTTTAAGTCTACATTTTAAGGTAAAAATCCTTGGTAAGGGTAATGTAATCTTGGGTATAATTATGCCTTGAGGTTTCGATAACAAGATCTTCTATGGTTGTTTCTGTTTTGTTGAACGAAAAGCTTATTAAACTCCTTTTGGTTTCTGATTTTGGGGTGCCTTTAATATGAAGAATATCTTTTGCAAATAAATGATGTTTAAATGCTAAATTGATGAAAGTTTGTTCTTCAGAAAAAGGAATAACTACTGAAAATATACCTTCTTTTGATAGTAGTTTAGATACGCTTTCTAATAAATGTTCAAAAGGCATAGCATCTTGAAATCTTGCTAAATCACGTTGCTTTTGGTTTGTTTTATAGTTGTCTTGATAAAATGGCGGGTTGGAAACAATTACATCGTAAGTGTCGTCTATTTCTTCTGCAAACTCTAGTAAGGAAGCATGGTAACAAAAAAGTCTGTCGTTCCAAGGCGATTGTTCAAAATTCTCAACACATTGCTCATAAGCATTTTCGTCTATTTCTAAGGCATCAATGACTTGAGCCGAACTACGTTGAGCAAGCATTAAAGCGATAACGCCGGTTCCAGCGCCAATATCTAAAATAGAAAAGGGATTGTGATTTAAAGAAGTCCATGCGCCAAGAAGCACACCGTCTGTGCCAATTTTCATAGCACAACGGTCTTGGTTAATTGTAAATTGTTTGAATTGAAACGGCTTATGCATCATTAATATATAAATCGATTAAGCCTTCTGGGGTTTCTACAAGAATGGTTTTGTTGGGCTTGTCAACCTGTTTGATGAACTCATCGTTCATGGGAATTAAAATTTCCACACCATTCCTGTCTATTACAAAAAGGGCTTGTGCTGTTGAGTCGTTTATAGATGTTATTGTGCCAACATTGCCAAAATTTGTGTCAGTAATAGTAAATCCAATGATTTCGTGATAGTAAAATTTATCGTCTTCAAGTTTTGGTAAAAGTTCCAAAGGAAGATATACGTCGCTTTTTAAAAGGGCATCGGCATCGGTTTCGTTATTAACATCTTCAAACCTTACGCGTAATAAATCTGATTTATGTAATTGAGCATGCTCGACAAAAAATGGGATTAGGTTTCCGCGAACCTCTAAAAACATGGCGTCTAAGTTTTCGTAAATTTCGGGTTCGTCTGTATCTAGCTTAATGAGTAACTCACCCTTGAAGCTATATTTTTTTACAATTTTACCTAAAAAAAAGCAGTCTTCTTTTTTCATATTGAGTTGTCGAGTAGGTAGGATAACAAATAAAAAACCCAGACATAATGCCTGGGTTCAAAAGTATAAAAAAATATTTTTTTATTCTTCTTCGTTTGAAGCATCTGCTTCAGCAGCTGGAGCTTCTTCTGCAACTTCCTCTTCAGGAGTGTTTGCAGCAATTCTAGCTTCATTTACAGCTTTTTCAGCTTCAAGTGCTTTTGCTTTCGCATCGGCATCAGCTTTTGCTAAACCACTGGCTTTAGCTTCAATTTTAGCCGCTTTTTCTTCTAACCAAGCGTTGAATTTTTCTTCAGCTTGCTCTTCAGTTAAAGCGCCTTTTCTTACACCACCAGCTAAATGGTTTTTTAACAATGCACCTTTGTACGATAAGATAGCTTTTGCAGTATCTGTTGGTTGTGCACCATTTTGTAACCATTTTACAGCACCATCAACGTCAAGTTCAATAGTTGCTGGGTTAGTGTTTGGATTGTAAGCACCTATTTTTTCAAGGTATTTACCATCTCTTTTTGCACGCGAATCTGCGGCAACAATCCAGTAATAAGGTTTTCCTTTTTTACCGTGTCTTTGTAATCTAATTTTTACAGGCATAGATAATTAATTAGTGAGGTTCACGACCTCGATTATTAATAAGGGTGCAAAGATACGATATTTTTTTAATTTTCAATCTTTTATAAGCTTCAATGAATATTAATTTTTTTTATTCTATTTTTGAGTGCTTAAATACAAAATACAACAAAATTTATGAAAAAGTTTTTTGCCCTTTTGCTACTAAGTTTAGTCTTTTTTGGATGTAGCGATGAAGTGGAGTTTAACTCGCCAGCAGTACAAGGAAAGAAAGATGGAAATAGATGGAAGGCCGTAGCTTACAATGCTACATTTGATGATAATGGTAGACTAGTCGTTACTGCTAGTGATAATTATGATGACATTACTTTAAGGGTGTCATCTCTTTCTGTAGGAACAGAGTTTGTTTTAGGGCAAAATAATGTTGATATGGCAAGCTTAGTAAATAACCAAGGTGATAGTTTTTCAACAAATAATTTACCTGATGGAGATACGCAAGTTTATCCTCCAGAGGGTATTATAAAAATTACAAGATATAACCAGTCTAAAAATACTGTTTCGGGTGAATTTTGGTTTAATGCCTATAATGAATTAGGTAATGAAACCGTAAACTTTAATAGAGGTGTATTTTTTGATTTGCCTTTACCATATACGTCTTCAGATGTTGTGTCCTGCGAAGAGGCAATTATTGAGACTCAAACTGCTCAAGAAGCTTATTTTAACTCAGACCCAGCTACCGATCCTAGTTATTCTGCAAAATGCCATGCTTACATGGTAGCCTTAATGCAACAACAAGATTCCTGTGTAGATGAAACAGGTATGCTTCAAGAAGTTATTGATGGGTTGTTGTGTGATGATGACGATGAAGATGGTGTAATGACTGTTTTAGAAGATATTGATGGTGATGGTAATCCGGAAAATGATGATACCGATATGGATGGTACTCCAAATTACTTAGATACAGATGATGATGATGACACCATATTAACCATAAATGAAGATGTTGATGGCGATGGTAATTTTACAAATGACGATACTGATACTGATGGTATACCAAACTACCTAGATAATGACGATGACGGTGATGGTATTTTAACTGCCGATGAAGATGCTAATGGCGATGGCGATTTAACAAACGACGACACCGACATGGATGGTATTCCAGATTATTTAGACGCCGAATAATAACAATTAACGATTACGTTAAATGAAAAGCGACCTAATTCAGGTCGCTTTTTGTTGTTTATAACTGTTTATAACTTCACTTTAAAAAAGAGAAAATTCTACGTACTTTTATTCGTTCAAATTTTTTAAAAAATAACCCTCAAGAATAAACAACCAAGCTTTTTTATGTACTTAATTTTTGATACAGAAACGACGGGATTGCCAAAAAACTGGAAAGCGCCTATTACCGATACCGACAACTGGCCAAGAGCTATCCAGATTGCCTGGCAATTACATGATGAAATGGGGAATTGTATCGAACATCAAGACTACCTTATTCAACCAGAAGGGTTTAATATTCCTTTCGATGCCGAGAAAATCCATGGTATTTCTACCGAATTAGCTCAAGAACAAGGAGTGTCGCTAGCTGAAGTTTTGGAAAAATTTAATGCAGCGATTAACAAGACCAAATTTATAGTAGGACAAAATGTAGGGTTTGATGTTAATATAATGGGCTGCGAATTCTTTAGAGAAGATGTAGCTAATAAATTACAGGAGTTACCTGTTTTAGATACCTGTACAGAACATACAGCACAACTGTGTCAAATTCCTGGTGGTCGAGGTGGTAAGTTTAAGTTGCCAACATTAACCGAGCTTCATGAGTATTTATTTAACCAGCCATTTGCCGAAGCACATAATGCCACAGCCGATGTGGAGGCTACCACACGGTGTTTCTTAGAGTTAATAAGAAGAAAACAGTATACTAAAGAACAGTTAGATGTTCAACCAGATTATTTCGAGCGTTTTTCAGAGGAAAACCCTCAAGAAATCCAGCTTATAGGATTAAAACATATTAATCTAAAACGCGAAAGTGCTAAAATACGAGAGCGTTTAGAAAAAGAGCAAACCGATACCATTTCAACAGAGGAAATAAAACAAAATATTTCCAATTTAGCCGATATCGATTTTGTGCATTTACACAACCATTCGCAATTCTCTATTTTACAATCAACTATAAGTATTGCAGATTTGGTGACTTCGGCAGCCAAACATCAAATGCCGGCGGTAGCCTTAACCGATCACGCTAACATGATGGGAGCCTTTCACTTTGTAAGCGCTATTAGTAAACACAACAAATCGGTTGAAGAAAAACATAAAGAGGCTCAAGAAAAAGGCGAGGTTTCAACAGCAAAACCAATAAAAGGTATTGTGGGCTGCGAGTTTTTTGTTTGTGATGATCATGCCGATAAAACACGAAAAGACAATGGCTATCAAATTGTTATGTTGGCAAAAAACAAACGTGGTTATCATAATTTAGCGAAGCTTTCATCAATCGCCTATACCGAAGGGTTTTATTATGTGCCGCGAATTGATAAAAAGCTTATTGAACAGTATAAAGACGATGTTATAGTACTTACAGGAAACCTGTATGGCGAAGTGCCTAGTAAAGTATTAAATGTAGGTGAAAATCAGGCAGAAGAAGCCTTGTTGTGGTGGAAAGATACCTTTGGCGATGATTTGTATATTGAATTAATGCGTCATAATCAAGAAGATGAAAACCGTGTTAATCAAGTTTTGGTAGCATTTTCTAAGACACATGATATTAAGCTAGTAGCGTCTAATAACACATATTACGCCGAAAAAGGAGATGCCAATGCGCACGATATTTTATTATGCGTAAAAGATGGCGAAAAGCAAGCCACGCCTATTGGTCGTGGTCGTGGCTATCGTTACGGGTTGCCAAATCAGGAGTATTACTTTAAATCTTCTAATGAGATGAAAGAACTCTTCAAAGATTTGCCCGAAGCTATTACCAACCTTCAAGAAGTAGTTGATAAAATTGAGCCTTTCGAGTTAGCTCGAGATGTATTACTACCAAAGTTTGATATTCCAGAGAAATTTCAAGTAGAAGAAGATAGTGTAGATGGTGGTAAACGCGGTGAAAATGCGTACTTGAAGCACCTAACATACGAAGGCGCTAAAAAACGATATGGCGAAATTACCGATGATATAAAAGACCGTCTCGATTTCGAGCTAGACGTTATTGCCAATACAGGGTATCCCGGATATTTCTTAATTGTAGAAGATTTTATTAGAGAAGCCAGAAACATGGATGTGTCTGTGGGGCCAGGACGTGGTTCGGCTGCTGGTTCGGCGGTGGCCTATTGTTTAGGTATTACCAATATGGATCCTATTAAATACGACTTGCTGTTTGAGCGTTTCTTAAATCCAGATCGTGTAAGTATGCCCGATATTGATATCGATTTTGATGATGAAGGTCGAGGTCGGGTTATGGATTATGTTATTGATAAATATGGCGCTAATCAAGTGGCGCAAATTATTACATACGGTACCATGGCAGCAAAATCTTCCATTCGTGATACAGCACGGGTTTTAGATTTACCATTGTTTGATGCTGATAGGATTGCTAAACTCATCCCAAATACCAAGTTGGCCAAGATTTTTGGAATGGATGAAAAAGCGTTGAAAAGTAAGTTCCGTTCGGAGGAAGTCGAACTTATTAATGAGCTGTTGAATATTTCTGAAGGCGAAGGCTTGGAGGCCGAAACCGTTAACCAAGCGCGTGTACTAGAGGGTTCGGTTAGAAATACTGGAATTCACGCTTGTGGTGTTATTATCACGCCAGATGATATTACCAAGTTTGTGCCAGTATCAACGGCTAAAGATTCCGATTTATATGTTACCCAATTTGACAACTCGGTAGTTGAAAATGCCGGATTACTTAAAATGGATTTTTTAGGTCTAAAAACGTTAACCCTAATTAAAGATACCATTAAAATTGTAAAGGCAAAACATGGTATTGAACTTGATCCTGAAAGTTTTCCTTTAGACGATGAAAAAACTTACGAGTTGTTCCAGAGAGGTGAAACGGTTGGAATATTCCAATACGAATCACCAGGAATGCAAAAACACATGAAGGATTTAAAACCTACGGTTTTTGATGATCTTATTGCCATGAATGCCTTGTATCGTCCAGGGCCAATGGAATATATACCAAGCTTTATTGCTCGTAAACATGGTCGAGAAGATATTGTTTACGATTTGCCAGCCATGGAAGAATATCTACAAGAAACTTACGGGATTACAGTATATCAAGAGCAGGTGATGTTGCTATCGCAAAAACTAGCAAATTTTACTAAAGGTGAAGCCGATGTATTACGTAAAGCTATGGGTAAAAAAATCTTTGCTTTATTAGAAAAACTTAAACCAAAATTTTTAGATGGCGGCGAAGCCAATGGACATCCAAGAGATGTACTTGAAAAAATTTGGAAAGACTGGGAAGCTTTTGCGAGTTATGCGTTTAACAAGTCGCACTCTACCTGTTATGCCTGGATTGCTTATCAAACAGCTTATTTAAAAGCTCATTATCCAGCCGAATATATGGCAGCGGTATTGTCTAATAATATGAACGATATCAAGCAAGTTACGTTCTTTATGGAAGAATGTAAACGAATGAAGTTAAATGTACTTGGACCAAGTGTTAACGAATCGTTTTATAAGTTTTCTGTGAACAAAGATTATGCGGTACGTTTTGGTATGGGCGCGATAAAAGGGGTTGGTCATGGTGCTGTAAAAACCATTGTAGAAAATCGAAAAGAAGACGGCTTATACAAATCTATTTTCGATTTAACAAAACGAATTGATTTACGAGCAGCAAACAAAAAAGCCTTTGAAAATTTAGCCTTAGCAGGAGGTTTTGATTGTTTTTCTGATACGCATCGTGCGCAATATTTTCAAGATGAAGGCGATGGTATTACGTTTTTAGAAAAAGCCATGAAATACGGTGCCAAACACCAAGAAAATGAAAATTCTGCCCAAGTAAGCCTGTTTGGTGAGGCTAGCGATGTTCAAATTCCAGAGCCACAAGTGCCACCATGCGAAGATTGGGGGACCATGGAAAAACTAGCTAAAGAAAGAGAGGTTGTTGGAATATATATTTCTGGTCATCCTTTAGACGATTTTAAAGTGGAAATGACCAATTTTTGTAATGCCGATTTATCTTTGTTTAACAACTTAAATAATTACGTAAATAGAGAGTTGACTTTTGGCGGTGTAGTTACCGATGTGCAACATCGTATTAGTAAAGCAGGAAAAGGTTGGGCGATGTTTACCATGGAAGATTACGAAAATAATTTTGAGTTTAGAATTTTTGGTGAAGAATATTTAAAGTTTAGGCATTTCTTGGTTAATAATTCCTTTCTTCATGTAAAAACATTTGTTCGTGAAGGTTGGGTAAATAAAAATACAGGCATAAAAGGCGACCCTAGACTGCAATTTAATAGTTTTCAGTTACTACATGATGTTATGAATAACTATGCAAAAAAGCTATCTGTAAAATTAGATATTTCCGATTTACAGAATGACAGAATTCAGGTATTGCAAGATTTGTTTAGGCTTCATAAAGGTGAAAAAGCCTTGAGTTTTATAATTTATGATAGCGAAGAGCGTATTAAATTAAATATGCCTAGCAGAAAGCAAAAGGTAAAAATATCTAAAGAGTTACTAGATGAACTTAACGAAAACGAATTAGTTTATAAATTAAACTAATCGCGCACTAGGGATTGAGGTATTTGTTGAAGCTCTTTTTTTAAAAAAGCGACTACCGAAAGCCCGCCCAAAAGTATTTTGGGAGTGCTATAAACAAGAAAATAAGGTAAGCTAATGCTTATATAAGTAAAACAAATTGATAGGTTGTAAGCTTTCGTGATTTTTTTGACTAATATTGCATAGAAACTAGAAGTACAATTTTTTAAATCATAAATTATGGCATTAGAAATTACAGATGCAACGTTTGAAGAGCAAGTATTAAAAAGCGACAAGCCCGTAATGGTAGACTTTTGGGCAGCTTGGTGTGGACCATGTAGAATGGTAGCGCCTATTATTGATGAATTAAGTACAGAATACGAAGGGAAAGCTGTAGTAGGAAAAGTAGATGTAGATGCAAATCAAGAGTTTGCTGCAAAATATGGTGTAAGAAACATTCCTACCGTTTTAGTTTTTCAAAATGGAGAGGTAGTAGGACGCCAAGTTGGTGTAGCACAAAAAAGCGCTTATGCAGAAGCTTTAGATTCGC carries:
- the trxA gene encoding thioredoxin — its product is MALEITDATFEEQVLKSDKPVMVDFWAAWCGPCRMVAPIIDELSTEYEGKAVVGKVDVDANQEFAAKYGVRNIPTVLVFQNGEVVGRQVGVAQKSAYAEALDSLL
- the dnaE gene encoding DNA polymerase III subunit alpha — encoded protein: MYLIFDTETTGLPKNWKAPITDTDNWPRAIQIAWQLHDEMGNCIEHQDYLIQPEGFNIPFDAEKIHGISTELAQEQGVSLAEVLEKFNAAINKTKFIVGQNVGFDVNIMGCEFFREDVANKLQELPVLDTCTEHTAQLCQIPGGRGGKFKLPTLTELHEYLFNQPFAEAHNATADVEATTRCFLELIRRKQYTKEQLDVQPDYFERFSEENPQEIQLIGLKHINLKRESAKIRERLEKEQTDTISTEEIKQNISNLADIDFVHLHNHSQFSILQSTISIADLVTSAAKHQMPAVALTDHANMMGAFHFVSAISKHNKSVEEKHKEAQEKGEVSTAKPIKGIVGCEFFVCDDHADKTRKDNGYQIVMLAKNKRGYHNLAKLSSIAYTEGFYYVPRIDKKLIEQYKDDVIVLTGNLYGEVPSKVLNVGENQAEEALLWWKDTFGDDLYIELMRHNQEDENRVNQVLVAFSKTHDIKLVASNNTYYAEKGDANAHDILLCVKDGEKQATPIGRGRGYRYGLPNQEYYFKSSNEMKELFKDLPEAITNLQEVVDKIEPFELARDVLLPKFDIPEKFQVEEDSVDGGKRGENAYLKHLTYEGAKKRYGEITDDIKDRLDFELDVIANTGYPGYFLIVEDFIREARNMDVSVGPGRGSAAGSAVAYCLGITNMDPIKYDLLFERFLNPDRVSMPDIDIDFDDEGRGRVMDYVIDKYGANQVAQIITYGTMAAKSSIRDTARVLDLPLFDADRIAKLIPNTKLAKIFGMDEKALKSKFRSEEVELINELLNISEGEGLEAETVNQARVLEGSVRNTGIHACGVIITPDDITKFVPVSTAKDSDLYVTQFDNSVVENAGLLKMDFLGLKTLTLIKDTIKIVKAKHGIELDPESFPLDDEKTYELFQRGETVGIFQYESPGMQKHMKDLKPTVFDDLIAMNALYRPGPMEYIPSFIARKHGREDIVYDLPAMEEYLQETYGITVYQEQVMLLSQKLANFTKGEADVLRKAMGKKIFALLEKLKPKFLDGGEANGHPRDVLEKIWKDWEAFASYAFNKSHSTCYAWIAYQTAYLKAHYPAEYMAAVLSNNMNDIKQVTFFMEECKRMKLNVLGPSVNESFYKFSVNKDYAVRFGMGAIKGVGHGAVKTIVENRKEDGLYKSIFDLTKRIDLRAANKKAFENLALAGGFDCFSDTHRAQYFQDEGDGITFLEKAMKYGAKHQENENSAQVSLFGEASDVQIPEPQVPPCEDWGTMEKLAKEREVVGIYISGHPLDDFKVEMTNFCNADLSLFNNLNNYVNRELTFGGVVTDVQHRISKAGKGWAMFTMEDYENNFEFRIFGEEYLKFRHFLVNNSFLHVKTFVREGWVNKNTGIKGDPRLQFNSFQLLHDVMNNYAKKLSVKLDISDLQNDRIQVLQDLFRLHKGEKALSFIIYDSEERIKLNMPSRKQKVKISKELLDELNENELVYKLN